Proteins encoded within one genomic window of Prauserella marina:
- a CDS encoding phosphotransferase family protein has protein sequence MDDVSLARLRVPLGLGAAPVSRFPGGSVPVYAVGEDLVLKLFPAEDAGEARVEATVLGALEGRLSIPTPGLVGAGEAEGWHYVLMRRLPGEPLSGAWPRLSASERTGLAERIGVALAELHAVTDPSLEKLEPLDWQAFVRERRDVVVGEQRERGLAEEWLSQIPGFLDTVDVGATEPVLLHTEVMREHVLLREGTAIPSGLFDFEPAMRGAAEYDLVAVAVYLAGGGEEGASFLRTLLRAYGYTPSDVGEPFARRCLAYTLLHRYGNLRAYLSWMPAPPEPTLDSLALTWFAPFARP, from the coding sequence ATGGACGACGTTTCCCTCGCGCGGCTGCGGGTGCCCCTGGGGCTCGGCGCTGCGCCGGTCTCGCGGTTCCCCGGCGGTTCGGTACCCGTGTACGCGGTGGGCGAGGATCTGGTGCTCAAGTTGTTTCCCGCCGAGGACGCGGGAGAGGCACGGGTCGAAGCCACCGTGCTCGGCGCGCTGGAAGGGCGACTGTCCATTCCCACCCCCGGTCTGGTCGGCGCGGGGGAAGCCGAGGGCTGGCACTACGTGCTGATGCGCAGACTGCCCGGTGAGCCCCTTTCCGGCGCGTGGCCGCGATTGTCCGCGTCGGAACGCACCGGGCTGGCCGAACGAATCGGTGTCGCGCTCGCGGAGTTGCACGCCGTCACCGACCCCTCGCTGGAGAAGCTGGAACCCCTTGACTGGCAGGCGTTCGTGCGTGAGCGTCGCGACGTGGTGGTGGGCGAGCAGCGGGAACGCGGCCTCGCCGAGGAATGGCTGTCGCAGATCCCCGGCTTCCTCGACACGGTCGATGTCGGAGCCACCGAGCCGGTGCTACTGCACACCGAGGTCATGCGTGAGCACGTCCTGCTGCGGGAGGGGACCGCGATTCCGTCGGGGTTGTTCGACTTCGAACCCGCCATGCGCGGCGCGGCGGAGTACGACCTCGTCGCGGTCGCCGTGTATCTCGCCGGAGGCGGCGAGGAGGGCGCGAGCTTCCTGCGCACGCTGTTGCGTGCCTACGGCTACACGCCCTCCGATGTCGGCGAACCGTTCGCCCGCCGCTGCCTCGCCTACACGTTGCTGCACCGCTACGGCAACCTGCGGGCGTATCTGAGCTGGATGCCCGCGCCTCCCGAACCGACCCTCGACTCGCTGGCGCTCACCTGGTTCGCACCGTTCGCCCGGCCCTGA
- the mtnA gene encoding S-methyl-5-thioribose-1-phosphate isomerase, producing MDRTVDWAGELDGAIVIVDQCALPGSYRTSRIDTVDELIDAIQRLAVRGAPALGAAGALGVVLAARDADSASARRQAERIASARPTAVNLRWGVERALAALPHGAEAVLAEGRALLAEDERVNRAASANAAELVLRRCGRQPLRLLTHCNTGALATVAWGTALGVVWHLHAEGLVEEVLADETRPLLQGARLTAWELARAGVPYRVLPDSAAASAMAAGLVDCVLVGADRIAANGDVANKIGTYPLAISAARHGIPFVVVAPSSTVDETLASGSGIEIEQRAADEVTHSGGVRVTPEGARAYNPAFDVTPAELVTAVVTEHGVRSPEKTVRAQL from the coding sequence GTGGACAGAACCGTCGACTGGGCGGGCGAACTCGACGGCGCGATCGTCATCGTCGACCAATGCGCGCTACCCGGCTCCTACCGGACTTCGCGCATCGACACGGTCGATGAGCTCATCGACGCCATCCAGCGCCTCGCCGTGCGCGGTGCGCCCGCGCTCGGAGCGGCGGGCGCGCTCGGCGTCGTGCTCGCCGCTCGTGACGCGGATTCCGCTTCCGCGCGGCGACAAGCCGAGCGGATCGCCTCGGCGAGGCCGACCGCGGTCAACCTGCGGTGGGGTGTCGAGCGCGCGCTCGCGGCGTTGCCACACGGAGCGGAGGCCGTGCTTGCCGAGGGCAGGGCGCTGCTGGCCGAGGACGAACGCGTCAACAGAGCGGCCTCGGCCAACGCGGCCGAACTGGTGCTGCGCCGGTGCGGTCGCCAACCGCTGCGCTTGCTCACCCACTGCAACACCGGGGCTCTGGCCACCGTCGCGTGGGGCACCGCGCTCGGCGTCGTCTGGCATCTGCACGCCGAAGGTCTGGTCGAGGAGGTGCTTGCCGACGAGACGAGGCCGCTGCTTCAAGGGGCGAGGCTGACGGCGTGGGAACTGGCAAGGGCGGGCGTTCCCTACCGGGTGCTGCCCGACAGCGCCGCCGCGTCGGCGATGGCGGCAGGGCTCGTGGACTGTGTCCTCGTCGGCGCGGACCGGATCGCGGCCAACGGCGACGTCGCCAACAAGATCGGCACCTACCCGCTCGCGATCTCCGCCGCGCGGCACGGCATCCCGTTCGTCGTCGTCGCTCCTTCCTCCACAGTGGACGAAACATTGGCTTCGGGTAGCGGTATCGAGATCGAGCAGCGCGCCGCGGACGAGGTCACGCACAGCGGCGGCGTGCGGGTCACGCCGGAGGGCGCGCGAGCCTACAACCCGGCCTTCGACGTGACCCCCGCCGAACTGGTGACGGCCGTGGTGACCGAGCACGGAGTCCGCTCACCGGAGAAAACCGTTCGCGCCCAGCTGTAA
- a CDS encoding MFS transporter — protein sequence MTQARERRPAVLWTPEHRATTAGLLLVVTLIAFENLGVATAMPTMVADLDGTALYSWPFTAFLVASVAATVLSGRLCDLRGPVPSLLVGPAVFLAGLLVAGAAPTMEVLLAGRFLQGLGTGTLLVATSVLIALVFTDRERPVIYAANAAAWVLPAVLGPPVAGLVTVHFGWRWVFLGLAPLVPVGVALLIPALRRITRAGQPDGEGGGRRASVWAAVSAALGIAALTWAAQHPSSLAAGYGLAELVLLAAALRTLLPRGTSRARSGLPALVASRALLAGSFAGMEAFLPLTMTGVHGYGPALAGMPLTTAAVSWSAASVVQGRKPDWRRESLVRAGFCFLAVGLALFTAVSQAWCPGWVAFVGAAAGGAGMGIALPSISVLLLRLSPVAERGFNTSALQLGDWVASALAIGLGGVLLGALASAAAPGPSVAVLGALLAASALLGVVMTGRRAA from the coding sequence ATGACCCAGGCGCGAGAACGGCGGCCCGCCGTTCTGTGGACACCGGAGCACAGGGCGACCACGGCGGGACTGCTGCTCGTCGTCACGCTGATCGCGTTCGAGAATCTCGGCGTCGCGACCGCGATGCCGACCATGGTCGCCGACCTCGACGGAACCGCCCTCTACTCGTGGCCGTTCACCGCGTTCCTCGTCGCCAGCGTCGCGGCGACGGTGCTGTCCGGCCGGTTGTGCGATCTGCGAGGTCCCGTTCCCTCGTTGCTCGTCGGTCCCGCCGTGTTCCTCGCGGGACTGCTCGTCGCGGGGGCCGCGCCGACCATGGAGGTGCTGCTGGCAGGACGGTTTCTGCAAGGACTGGGCACCGGCACCCTGCTCGTCGCGACGTCGGTGCTCATCGCGCTCGTGTTCACCGACCGCGAGCGGCCGGTGATCTACGCGGCCAACGCGGCGGCGTGGGTGCTGCCTGCCGTGCTCGGCCCGCCGGTGGCAGGGCTGGTGACGGTGCACTTCGGCTGGCGGTGGGTGTTCCTCGGGCTGGCGCCGCTGGTGCCGGTGGGGGTCGCGCTGCTGATCCCCGCCCTCCGCCGGATCACCCGCGCCGGGCAACCGGACGGCGAAGGCGGCGGGCGGAGGGCGAGTGTGTGGGCCGCCGTGTCGGCCGCGCTGGGGATTGCCGCGCTGACCTGGGCCGCGCAGCATCCTTCCTCGCTCGCCGCCGGTTACGGCCTCGCCGAGCTCGTCCTGCTGGCTGCCGCGCTGCGCACGCTGTTGCCGAGGGGGACGTCGCGGGCGCGGAGTGGGCTGCCCGCCCTCGTCGCGTCGAGGGCGTTGCTCGCTGGTTCCTTCGCGGGCATGGAGGCGTTCCTGCCGCTGACGATGACCGGCGTCCACGGATACGGGCCCGCGCTGGCCGGTATGCCGCTCACGACGGCAGCGGTGAGCTGGTCGGCGGCCTCCGTGGTGCAGGGGCGCAAACCGGACTGGCGGAGGGAGAGCCTCGTCCGCGCGGGGTTCTGCTTCCTCGCGGTCGGACTGGCGTTGTTCACGGCTGTTTCGCAGGCGTGGTGTCCCGGCTGGGTCGCGTTTGTCGGAGCCGCGGCGGGCGGCGCGGGGATGGGAATCGCGCTTCCGTCCATCTCGGTGCTGCTGTTGCGCCTTTCGCCGGTCGCGGAGCGCGGTTTCAACACCTCGGCGCTCCAGCTCGGCGACTGGGTCGCCTCCGCGCTGGCGATCGGTCTCGGCGGGGTCCTGCTCGGCGCGCTCGCCTCGGCAGCGGCGCCGGGTCCCTCGGTGGCGGTACTCGGCGCGCTGCTGGCGGCTTCGGCGCTGCTCGGGGTGGTGATGACCGGCAGGAGAGCGGCGTGA
- a CDS encoding cysteine desulfurase family protein, which produces MTYLDHAATTPMLPSAVAAMSEALSSVGNASSLHSSGRRARRVVEEARETIADALGARPSEVIFTAGGTESDNLAVKGIFWARHKEQPRRRRVLASAVEHHAVLDAVQWLAEHAGAEVTWLPVDGDGRLSPETLRAAIETDPDTVALATVMWANNEVGTVNDMAALAGVCAENGIPLHTDAVQAVGAIEVDFAVGVNALTLTGHKLGGPYGVGALLLDRDTACVPLLHGGGQEREVRSGTLDVPAIHAFATAVRASVERRQETFDELTKLRDELVAAVLHEVPDAVLNGPPADASGGRLPGIAHFTFPHCAGDSLLMLLDAKGIECSTGSACTAGVAEPSHVLLAMGADAASARGSLRFSLGHTSSAADVDALRGELGGVVERARQAGLAGMRKAVADEDRALSASGQEG; this is translated from the coding sequence ATGACCTATCTCGACCACGCGGCCACCACCCCCATGCTGCCCTCGGCCGTGGCGGCAATGAGCGAAGCGCTGTCCTCCGTCGGCAACGCTTCCTCCTTGCATTCCTCGGGAAGGCGTGCACGCAGGGTCGTCGAGGAGGCCCGCGAGACCATCGCCGACGCGCTGGGCGCCCGGCCGTCCGAGGTGATCTTCACGGCGGGCGGCACCGAGAGTGACAACCTCGCCGTGAAGGGGATCTTCTGGGCGAGGCACAAGGAGCAGCCGCGCAGGAGACGGGTGCTGGCCAGCGCCGTCGAGCACCACGCCGTGCTCGACGCCGTGCAGTGGCTCGCCGAGCACGCGGGAGCCGAGGTGACCTGGCTGCCCGTCGATGGCGACGGCAGGCTGAGCCCCGAGACGCTGAGGGCGGCCATCGAGACCGATCCGGACACCGTCGCGCTGGCCACCGTCATGTGGGCGAACAACGAGGTCGGCACCGTCAACGACATGGCGGCACTCGCCGGGGTCTGCGCCGAGAACGGCATCCCGCTGCACACCGACGCCGTGCAGGCGGTCGGTGCCATCGAGGTCGACTTCGCCGTCGGGGTCAACGCGCTGACGCTGACCGGGCACAAACTGGGCGGGCCCTACGGGGTCGGCGCGCTGCTGCTCGACCGCGACACCGCGTGCGTTCCGCTGCTGCACGGGGGCGGTCAAGAACGCGAGGTGCGTTCCGGCACGCTCGACGTTCCCGCGATCCACGCCTTCGCCACGGCGGTGCGGGCGAGCGTAGAGCGGAGGCAGGAGACGTTCGACGAGCTGACCAAGCTGAGGGACGAGCTGGTCGCCGCCGTGCTGCACGAGGTGCCGGACGCGGTGCTCAACGGCCCGCCTGCCGACGCCTCAGGTGGCAGGCTGCCGGGGATCGCGCACTTCACGTTCCCGCACTGCGCCGGCGACAGCCTGCTGATGCTGCTCGACGCGAAGGGCATCGAGTGCTCGACCGGTTCGGCGTGCACGGCGGGAGTCGCCGAGCCGAGTCACGTGCTGCTCGCGATGGGAGCCGACGCGGCGTCGGCGCGAGGCTCACTGCGGTTCTCGCTCGGGCACACGTCGTCGGCGGCCGATGTCGACGCGCTGCGCGGCGAACTCGGTGGTGTCGTGGAAAGGGCGAGGCAGGCCGGTCTCGCCGGAATGCGCAAGGCGGTCGCCGACGAGGACAGGGCACTGTCGGCGAGCGGTCAGGAGGGGTGA
- the mnmA gene encoding tRNA 2-thiouridine(34) synthase MnmA has product MRVLAAMSGGVDSAVAAARAVAEGHDVVGVHLALSAKPGTLRTGSRGCCTVEDAHDARRAADILGIPFYVWDFAERFTEEVVETFVGEYAAGRTPNPCVTCNEKIKFEALLDKAMALGFDAVCTGHYARLSVVDGVPELRRSADEDKDQSYVLASLTPEQLRHAMFPLGGSRKPDVREEAAERGLSVASKPDSHDICFIPDGDTKKFLEKRLGERPGDLVDAETGAVLGKHTGVHGFTVGQRKGLGIDAPAADGKPRYVLSLEPVSGAVKVGSATELAVSHIAADRPIWPGEHPLAGPAECVVQVRAHGGTAPAVAEAVGDEVTIELREPLRGVAPGQVVVLYREDSGAGDLVLGSAKIASTA; this is encoded by the coding sequence ATGCGGGTTCTCGCCGCGATGAGCGGGGGAGTGGATTCGGCGGTCGCCGCCGCGCGAGCGGTCGCCGAAGGACACGATGTGGTCGGCGTGCATCTCGCGCTGTCGGCGAAGCCGGGAACACTGCGGACCGGTTCGCGTGGTTGCTGCACCGTCGAGGACGCGCACGACGCGCGAAGGGCGGCCGACATACTCGGGATCCCGTTCTACGTATGGGATTTCGCTGAGCGGTTCACCGAGGAGGTCGTCGAGACCTTCGTCGGCGAGTACGCGGCCGGGCGCACTCCCAACCCGTGCGTCACGTGCAACGAGAAGATCAAGTTCGAGGCGTTGCTCGACAAGGCGATGGCACTGGGGTTCGACGCGGTGTGCACGGGGCACTACGCCCGGTTGTCCGTTGTGGATGGTGTGCCGGAGCTGCGCAGGAGCGCCGACGAGGACAAGGACCAGTCCTATGTGCTCGCCTCGCTGACCCCGGAACAGTTGCGGCACGCCATGTTCCCGCTCGGCGGCTCGCGCAAGCCCGACGTGCGCGAGGAGGCGGCCGAGCGCGGGCTGTCCGTCGCGAGCAAGCCGGACAGCCACGACATCTGCTTCATCCCCGACGGCGACACCAAGAAGTTCCTTGAGAAGCGCCTCGGCGAGCGGCCTGGTGACCTCGTGGACGCCGAGACCGGCGCCGTGCTCGGGAAGCACACCGGCGTGCATGGGTTCACGGTCGGCCAGCGCAAGGGGCTCGGCATCGACGCGCCTGCCGCCGACGGCAAGCCGAGGTACGTGCTGTCGCTGGAGCCCGTTTCCGGCGCGGTCAAGGTCGGATCGGCCACCGAGCTCGCCGTCAGTCACATCGCGGCCGACCGGCCGATCTGGCCTGGTGAGCACCCGCTCGCCGGACCGGCCGAATGCGTCGTGCAGGTGCGTGCGCACGGCGGTACGGCACCGGCCGTCGCGGAAGCCGTCGGCGACGAGGTCACCATCGAGCTGCGCGAACCGCTGCGGGGTGTGGCTCCAGGGCAGGTCGTCGTGCTGTATCGCGAGGACTCCGGTGCTGGCGACCTCGTGCTGGGAAGTGCGAAGATCGCCTCGACGGCGTAA